The proteins below are encoded in one region of Zootoca vivipara chromosome 10, rZooViv1.1, whole genome shotgun sequence:
- the HSPA14 gene encoding heat shock 70 kDa protein 14 — MAAIGVHLGSSCACAAAYKDGRADVVANDAGDRVTPAVVAFSENEEVVGLAAKQNRVRNLSNTVVKVKQILGRSSGDPQAEKYIAESKCSVIEKNGKLNFEIDGKLVSPEDVAKLIFSKMKETAQSALGSDVNDTVITVPFDFGDKQKNALGEAATAAGLNVLRLIHEPSAALLAYGVGQDSPSGKSNVLVYKLGGTSLSITVIEVNSGLYRVISTNTDDSIGGICFTEALAQHLASEFQRSYKCDVRENSRAMMKLMNSAEVAKHSLSTLGSANCFVDSLYDGLDFDCTVSRARFELICSALFNKCLEAIKKLLKQVGLTADDINKVVLCGGSSRIPKLQQLIKELFPSVELLNSIPPDEVIPIGAAMEAGILLGRENTFLDDEILPIECSAKDILVKAMDQSGADKFVVVFPSGTPLPARRQHTLQAPGSNSSVCLELYESLEKIPIKEDNRFAQIVLQDLDIKEGGLRDILTVLTMKRDGSLHVSCTDQDTGKCEAITVEVAS, encoded by the exons ATGGCGGCCATCGGGGTCCACCTGGGCAGCAGCTGCGCGTGTGCGGCCGCCTATAAG GACGGTCGTGCAGATGTTGTCGCCAATGATGCAGGTGACAGGGTTACTCCTGCTGTTGTTGCATTTTCAGAAAATGAAGAG gTTGTTGGCctggcagcaaaacaaaacagagtgagaaatctttcaaatacagtggtgaaAGTAAAGCAGATTCTTGGGAGAAG CTCTGGTGACCCACAAGCTGAGAAGTACATTGCAGAAAGTAAATGTTCA GTCATTGAAAAGAATGGAAAACTAAACTTTGAAATAGATGGCAAACTTGTTTCCCCAGAAGATGTTGCAAAACTTATCTTCAGTAAAATGAAAG AAACTGCTCAGTCTGCTTTGGGCTCAGATGTTAATGACACTGTGATTACAGTACCTTTTGACTTCGGAGACAAACAGAAGAATGCCCTTGG AGAAGCTGCTACTGCAGCTGGGCTTAATGTTCTTCGGTTAATTCATGAACCATCTGCTGCTCTGCTGGCTTACGGAGTTGGGCAAGATTCACCTAGTGGGAAAAG CAATGTGCTGGTGTACAAACTTGGAGGAACATCTCTTTCTATCACGGTTATTGAAGTCAACAGTGGCCTTTATCGTGTTATTTCCACGAACACAGATGATAGTATAGGTGGCATTTGTTTCACAGAAGCCTTAGCACAACATTTAGCATCTGAGTTTCAAAG ATCTTATAAATGTGATGTGAGGGAAAACTCCAGGGCCATGATGAAGCTCATGAACAGTGCTGAAGTGGCAAAGCATTCATTATCGACACTCGGAAGTGCCAACTGCTTCGTTGACTCTCTGTATGATGGGCTGGATTTTGACTGTACTGTGTCTAG GGCCAGATTTGAACTTATTTGCTCTGCACTTTTTAACAAATGCCTAGAAGCCATCAAAAAGCTCTTGAAGCAAGTTGGACTTACAGCAGATGATATCAATAAG GTAGTTCTCTGTGGCGGATCTTCtcgtatccccaaactgcagcagtTGATCAAAGAACTTTTCCCTAGTGTCGAATTGCTGAACTCTATTCCTCCAGATGAGGTCATTCCCATTGGGGCTGCCATGGAAGCTGGGATCTTGCTAGGaagagaaaatacatttttagatGATGAGATACTGCCTATTGAATGTTCTGCCAAAGATATCTTAGTCAAg GCAATGGATCAGTCAGGGGCTGATAAATTTGTGGTGGTGTTCCCATCAGGAACCCCTTTGCCAGCTCGAAGGCAGCATACTCTACAAGCCCCAGGAAGCAACTCCTCCGTCTGTCTAGAATTATACGAGTCTCTGGAAAAGATCCCCATAAAAGAGGACAACAGATTTGCACAG aTTGTCCTCCAGGATTTAGATATAAAGGAAGGTGGTCTGCGTGATATCCTAACTGTTCTCACAATGAAAAG GGATGGATCACTGCACGTTTCCTGTACAGATCAAGATACCGGAAAATGTGAAGCCATTACTGTAGAGGTGGCATCGTAG
- the CDNF gene encoding cerebral dopamine neurotrophic factor produces the protein MAADGGLPIEERLALWAGRTLARSGAVDAAMLRPPRPGCRPCWVAVALCLGIYLASASSPTRGAEAPCEVCQDFLKRFYSSLKEKHSDFSVASIENELVRSCMNTKGKEDRLCYYIGATSDAATKIIGEVSRPMSAHIPVPKICEKLKKIDIQICELKYEMELDLTAVDLSKMKVAELRKILDRWGEVCRACIEKKDFVDLIRALAPKHTAASSRAEL, from the exons ATGGCGGCAGACGGCGGACTGCCAATAGAGGAGCGGCTGGCGTTGTGGGCGGGCCGAACTCTCGCGAGATCAGGAGCCGTAGACGCAGCCATGTTGCGGCCGCCTCGGCCTGGGTGCCGCCCTTGCTGGGTCGCCGTCGCGCTCTGCCTCGGAATCTACCTCGCCTCCGCCTCTAGTCCCACAAGGGGCGCAGAAGCTCCGTGCGAAG TGTGTCAAGATTTTCTGAAAAGGTTTTAtagttctttaaaagaaaaacactctgATTTCTCCGTTGCTTCTATTGAGAATGAATTAGTCAGGAGCTGCatgaacacaaaaggaaaagaagaccGCTTG TGCTACTACATCGGGGCCACAAGTGATGCAGCAACCAAGATAATTGGTGAAGTCAGCCGCCCAATGAGTGCTCACATACCTGTGCCAAAGATCTGTGAGAAGCTGAAGAAAATCGACATTCAAATCTGTGAGCTCAAATACG AAATGGAACTGGATTTAACAGCGGTTGATCTCTCTAAGATGAAAGTGGCTGAGCTGAGGAAGATCCTGGACCGCTGGGGAGAAGTGTGCAGAGCATGCATTGAAAAAAAGGACTTTGTGGATCTGATTAGAGCGCTTGCACCAAAACACACAGCTGCATCTTCCAGAGCTGAGCTCTGA